The following nucleotide sequence is from Prosthecobacter sp..
CGAACCAGGCCTACTTCTGGGCGGCGGGCGATGACACGGTCAAGACCACCGGCATGTGGAATCAAGTGGCGGAAACGGCGGCCGCGAGCGCCGGACTCTCCGTCACGGACACCGCACGTTTGTTTGCGGCGGTGAATGTGGCGATGGCGGATGCAGGCATCACCGCCATGGCCACGAGCTATGACACGCAGTTCTGGCGCCCTGAAACCGCCATCGCGAACGGTGATGCCGATGGCAATGGCAGCACCGATGTGGATGTGGCCTGGACGCCGCTGATCACCTCCCCCTCGTTTCCTGAATACGTGGCACTTGGCAGCACGATCAGCGAGGCCGCCGCCACGGTCCTTGCCTCCTATCTTGGTGACAGTGTCGCCTTCAGTCTGGGCAGCGACATCAATGGCGACGGCAGCACCGATCTGACGCGCAATTACACCAGTTTCAGCCAGGCGGCGGATGAGGCGGTGCTCAGCGGCATCTACGGCGGATATCAGTTTGGCACGTCAGCCACGGACGGACAGCTCATCGGCAGCGCCGTGGGAGATTATGTGGTGGGCAACAATTTCGCCCTCGTGCCGGAGCCTGCGGGAGTGCTGCTGGTGATGCTCGGCGCCGGTCTGTTTCTCTTCGGCCCACGCCGTCGCTAGATCACGTTCAACGCGGGCGTTTCTTCGCGATGCATCCCCTCGCACGTTCTATTGTTTTTACCCTCGTTCTGTATCCCGCGCTGCTTCACGCTCTGGATGAGGCGAAGCTCGCCGCCATTCACCCAGCGATGGAGGCGGCGGTGCAGGCGAAGCAGGCCGCGGGCATCGTTACGCTGGTGATGGAGAAGGGGAAGATCGTTCATCACGCCGCCGCAGGCATGGCCGATGTGGCGAAAGGCCGGACGATGGAGAAAGACGCGCTGTTCTGGATCGCCTCGATGACGAAATCGGTCAACGCCACCGCCATCATGGTGCTCGTCGATGAAGGCAAGCTTGCGCTCGATGAACCGGCCTCCAAATGGCTGCCGGAACTGGCGAAGGTGAAACTCGCCGATGGCAGCGCACCCGAAAAGCCCATCACGCTGCGCATGCTGCTGAGCCACACGGCGGGCATTGCGTTTCCCTCACGCAAACCGACCGACGGGGCGATTTCGCTGAAGGCTTACGTCGCCACGTTGATCAAGACGCCGCTCGCCTTCCAGCCCGGCAGTGCCTACGAGTATGGTTTTGGGCCCACGGTGGCCGGTCACATCCTCGAAATAGCCTCCGGCATGAAGTATGACGCGTTTCTGAAAGCAAAACTCTTTGGTCCGCTCGGCATGCAGGACACGCTGTTCAATCCTGATGACGCGCATCGCGCCCGCATCGCCCGCACCTATAAGATGGACGACGAAACGCACGAACTCGCGCCCGGCTACAATCCCTTTGTCACCAGCGAGGCCAGCGTCACCCACATGGTGGAGCCGTCCGGCGGTTTGTTTTCTACCGCCGCCGACATGGGCCGCTTCTATGCGATGATTGCCAACAGCGGTGAGCTGGATGGCACGCGCATTCTCAGTGAAAAAGCCGTGCGCGACATGACGACGCCGGTGACCGCCGGCGGCAAACCGCTCAACTATGCCTGCGGCTGGCAGGTGAACATCCAGGCACAGCGGGTGAACGCACAGATGCCGGTGGGCAGTTTTGGTCATGGCGGGGCTTTTGCGACCAACGGCTGCATTGATCCTCAGAGCAAGATCGTCACGGTGTTCATGGTGCAAAACGTCCTCGTGCCCGACAGCGGCAGGCCGAAGGATGCCTTTCAACACCTGGTGATGGAAGCGGCTGGCATCCAGGTGGTGTCACCGCCTGTGGCGAAGAAGAAAGACAAGTGATCGAGATCGGATTCTGTCCGATTTTGCACGAAGGCTAAAAACAAAGCTTGCCCGACATGCGGGCTATTCTTTATCCTCTGGCTTCGTCATGGGAAATTCAGAAATGAACCGACGTGTATTTCTTTCGACTGCTTGCACAGCCGTGGCGGGGGCTGTTTTTGCTGAGGAACAGGAGGTCGTGGCTCCCTTGGGGGTGTCATTGAAACAGGAACCCCTGTCCTTTGATTTCGAGGCGCTGGAGCCGCATCTTGATGCGGCGACGTTGAAGCTGCATCATGCAAAGCATCACGCTGACATCCTCGCCAGGCTGAACACGACGCTGAAGGAGATCAACTTGAGTGTGTGCAATGTGACGGCCTTGATGCCTAATATTCGTGGCATGGTACTGCCGTATGATGCACGGCGCACGGTCGTGCGGATGGGAGGGCCGCCCGAAACGCCGTCTGTCGAGGCACAGAAAGGACTCCGGCTTTATGGAGGAGCCCATATCAATCACACCGCGTTTTGGCGCTTTTTGACGCCACCCGGAACGGGACCGGCGGGACCGGAGGGCAGGGTGGCCGAGGCGATTGTCCGCGATTTCGGCAGCATGGGTGATTTCAAGGCGGCCTTTACCGATGCTGCGCTGAAGCATTTTGGATCAGGCTGGGCATTTTTGGTTTATCGTCCGGATGGCAGGCTGGTCATCACCACGACGAAGAACGAGGACAATCCACTGATGGCGGAGTTCGTGAAGCCGGAACAGCAAGGCAGGTTCATTCTTTGCCTCGACCTGTGGGAGCACTCCTACTATTTGAAGTATCGGAACGACCGCAGAAAGTACATTGAGGCGTGGTGGAACGTCGTGAACTGGAGCTTCGTGTCCCGTGCGCACGCCATAGTCACGTCCAAGGGGAGCGTCTAAAGGTGCTCACAGTTTGCCTCAGCGTGAGAGATAAGGCTCCGGCATCAGCAGCGGTCGCAGCACCATCGGCGTGAGTTCACGCGGCAGCGGTTTCCACGGATAGCGGTCTTTGGCAACCTTCGCCCAGGCGAGAACGCCGCAGTGACGCCAGGGGTCGAGGATGATGCCCTCTTCAAAACGCTGGCCTTTGGCGGTGACGACGATGCCGTTGTGCTCCAGCAATTGAGTGCGCCGCGCCGAGGTGAGGTGCAGGTCCATGCTTTTCAGATTCAAGCGATGAAGAAAGGGGAACAAATCGTCACGCCACTGGTAGCAGAGGCCGCGTTTGCGCAGCCCGGTGTTGACGAGGCCGTTGTTCATCCACGGAAAGCGCAGCGGCTTGAAATCACGCGCGAGTTCGGCGGAGGTTTCGATGGCGGTGAGGGCGAGCTGGTCGGCTTCGCGGGCATTGACCGTGGGACTGAGCTGCTGGAGATCGAGGCTGAGACGCCGGGCCTTTTTCTGACGCTCCGCAGGAGTGCCGAGATTGACGCAGGAGGCGATGAGCAGGGGAAGAAGCAGCGTGGTGAGACGTGAAAAGGCGGACATGCGGAAATGAATGATCAATGAGAAGCGCGGGCGGTTTCGTGCAGCGCATGGGCCTGCTCCTTCCATTGTTCGCGGGTGGCGCGGCTTTTGAAAGCCAGGAGTTCGCTGAAGGCGCGCAGTTCGTCGTCATCCCATTGCGCGATCTGCCGCCAGGTGCGGATGCCGTGGGCGCGAAGCTGCTCGCTGATGACTTTTTTGATGCCTTTGATTTGCGTGAGGTCGTCGTCAGGCACGTGGGCGAGCGCGGCGGCTTTTTCTTCGGTGCGATGCAGCACGCGTGTCTGATTTTGCAGACGTTCAACCTCGCTGGTGGCGGTGAGCAGGCGTTTTTCGCTGTCGGCCAGGCTGCGGCGCGCCAAGCGGAGTCCGGCGGGATCGGCGGGTGTTTTGCCTTCGAGTTTGCTGATGCGGCGCTGCCAGTCGTCACGTTCCTGGGTGAGTGTGGCGATGGAGGACAGCTCTGCGGCGAGCCGGGTTTCGAGCGCGGCGATTTTTTCGCGAAGCGTGGTGGGACCGGCTGGCGCTGTCGTTTTGGGTTTGGCGGGGGTGGTGCGTTTGCGTTTGGGTTTGGCGGGAACTTCGGTTCCGATGGGCAGGGAGACTGGGGCAGCCTCCTGAGCGATTGGCAGGGAACTGCGCAGGTGATCGAGTTCAGCCTGCGCGGTCGTGAGGGCGGTGGTCGTCTGATCACGCTCAGTGCGGAGGTGATCGCGCTCAGTGCGCAGGTGATCGAGGTTACGCAGCAGTTTTGCCACTTCCGTTTCGAGCGCCAGGGCGGTTTCGCGTGCTTTGGCGGTTTCGTCCTCGCATCGGAGGGTTTCGGCCCGAGCGGATTTCAAATCATCACGCAGGGTGCGCAGTTCGTTCTCGGTCTGCTCATGCCGGGCATGGGCCTCGGCATGGTGCAGGGTGTTTCGGGTGTTATCGATTGGAGTCTCAAGCTCCTTGAGCTGCTTTTGCATGTCGCTGCCGCGCCAGTGCCAGCCAAACCAGGCGAACACTGCGGCGGTGAGGCCGAGCAGCGGTGCGAGGTAGAGCAGCAGCCAGAGGGTGGAGGACATCAGCGGGAAATTGGGAGATGGGAAAGATGCAGCCGGAGCTGTTCGATGGCTTCAGCGGAGAGTTCTTCGATGAGACCGGCGGGGATGCCGGCAGGTAGCTGGGTAGATTTCGCGAGGCCGCCTGCTTCGATCAGCTCCTGCGTGACGGAGATGTGCGTCCAGGTGCTGCCGGGGGTGGCGATGGCGAGGACGCCCGCGCTGCCGGCGGAGGGAGGTGGCGGAAGGCTTTTGAGGGTGTGGAGGATGTTGCTGGCTGGCTGGCAGTTGCCACGCACACGGACACCGTCGCTAAGGACAAGAATGCGCGGGCCGTAGGCCTGACGTGCGGCGGCAATGAGCTGCGCGCGCACGGATTCTTCGGCGATCTGGCCGGCGAGGACGGCCTTCGAGCCGAACAGGGCGAGGGTGATGACGGCGGGCTCGGGTTGAAGGGATGGAGCCGGTGTGTGGGTGCCGTCATCCTGCAGCCAGCCGGTGAGTGTGGTACTGTCGTGTTGCAGCAGGGCGGGGGCGAGTCCGGCGGGGAGTTCTTTTTTCCAGGACTGCTCAGCAGCGGCGATCTGCCAGTCCACCGGCTTCCAGGCATCACCACCGAGGCCGAGGAAGAAGGAGCGGGCATTTTTTTCTTTTCCTGAAGGCAGCAAGGCGGTGGTGATGGGGCCGAAGTCGCCAGTGGGGCGGCGC
It contains:
- a CDS encoding serine hydrolase domain-containing protein; its protein translation is MHPLARSIVFTLVLYPALLHALDEAKLAAIHPAMEAAVQAKQAAGIVTLVMEKGKIVHHAAAGMADVAKGRTMEKDALFWIASMTKSVNATAIMVLVDEGKLALDEPASKWLPELAKVKLADGSAPEKPITLRMLLSHTAGIAFPSRKPTDGAISLKAYVATLIKTPLAFQPGSAYEYGFGPTVAGHILEIASGMKYDAFLKAKLFGPLGMQDTLFNPDDAHRARIARTYKMDDETHELAPGYNPFVTSEASVTHMVEPSGGLFSTAADMGRFYAMIANSGELDGTRILSEKAVRDMTTPVTAGGKPLNYACGWQVNIQAQRVNAQMPVGSFGHGGAFATNGCIDPQSKIVTVFMVQNVLVPDSGRPKDAFQHLVMEAAGIQVVSPPVAKKKDK
- a CDS encoding superoxide dismutase, whose amino-acid sequence is MSLKQEPLSFDFEALEPHLDAATLKLHHAKHHADILARLNTTLKEINLSVCNVTALMPNIRGMVLPYDARRTVVRMGGPPETPSVEAQKGLRLYGGAHINHTAFWRFLTPPGTGPAGPEGRVAEAIVRDFGSMGDFKAAFTDAALKHFGSGWAFLVYRPDGRLVITTTKNEDNPLMAEFVKPEQQGRFILCLDLWEHSYYLKYRNDRRKYIEAWWNVVNWSFVSRAHAIVTSKGSV